AGGGCGAGCTTGCGCGATGCGACTTCGGTACTCAAGACGGTGTCTCAGACCCCTGGGATAGTGATATTGAGTGCAGGATACCGCCAACCACCGGCCGCCGGAAGCCCGCCGCAGTGCTTGTCCGACATTCTGCCGCCTCGGTCCGGCCTGCGGTTACGGCGGTCCGGGTTCGATGACCGGGCCGAGGCCGCCATCGGCGGTGATCGACTGCAAACGTGTGGGCAGCAGGTAGAACGGCTGCCGACGCTGCACCTGCAGGGCCAGATAGTCATCGCGCGGCAGCTCCACTTCCAGTGCATCGGCCTGCCATCCTGTGGGCGCCAGCTCCACTTTTACCGTTGCACCAAATACGCTGACCTCCTCCACCTCCACCGGAAGGTGTGCCTCGGCACTGGGCCGATGAGCCAGGGTGGCCTCGTGCGGGCGCAGGTACAGGGTCAGGTTGCCCGCCGGGCACCCCAGCCCCGGGGGCAGGTTCAGCCAGGCCTGGCCGTTTTCCCAGCGCGGGCCATTGCAGGTGCCGGAGAGGGCATTGATGTGGCCGAGGAAGTCGAACACGAAGCGGCTGGCCGGTTCTTCATAGACGGTGCGGGGCGGGCCGATCTGCTCCACCTGGCCCTGACTCATCACCACCACCTGATCAGACACCTCCATGGCCTCTTCCTGATCGTGGGTCACGAAGACGCTGGTCACCGGAATCTGTTCATGCAGGCGCCGCAGCCAGCGGCGCAGTTCCTTGCGTACCTTGGCGTCCAGAGCCCCGAAGGGCTCATCCAGCAGCAGCACGGACGGGTTGACCGCCAGTGCCCGGGCCAGCGCCACGCGCTGACGCTGACCGCCGGAGAGCTGCGCCGGGTAGCGCCGGGCCAGGTGCTCCAGTTGCACCAGTTCCAGCAGTTCACGGATGCGCGCGTCGCGCTGGTTCCGGCCGGGGCGTTGGGCGCGCGGCAGCATGCGCAGGCCGAAGCCGACGTTGTCGGCCACCGTCATGTGCCGGAACAATGCGTACTGCTGGAACACAAAACCGACCTTGCGCTGCTGCACGGGCAGGCCGGTGACATCGCGGCCATCGAACAGCACGTGGCCGCTGTCGGCTTTTTCCAGCCCGGCGATAATACGCAGCAGCGTCGTTTTGCCGGAACCGGACGGCCCCAGCAGGCCCACCAGCTCGCCACCCGTGAGGTCCAGGGAAATCGATGACAGCGCCTGATAGCTGCCGAAGGATTTACTGATCTTGTCGAGGGTAATGCTCATGGGATCAGGCCTGTTCAGGTCGTGAAAGCGTATCGGTGTCCGCCAGCAGGCGGCGTTGGCGCCATTCCATAACGGATTTCAGCACCAGTGTGACCAGCGCCAGCAGGGCCAGCAGCCCGGCGGCGGTAAAGGCGCCCACGGTGTTGTAGTCCTGGTGCAACAGCTCCACATGCAGCGGCAGGGTGAGCGTTTGCCCCCGGATGGCGCCGGACACCACCGAGACGGCACCGAATTCCCCCACCGCCCGGGCATTGGTAATCACCACACCGTAGAGCAGCGCCCATTTGATGTTCGGCAGGGTGACATGGCGGAAGGTCTGCCAGCCACTGGCGCCCAGCAGCAGCGCGGCTTCTTCTTCCTCGCTGCCCTGGCTCTCCATCAGCGGAATCAGCACGCGGGCCACATAGGGGCAGGTCACGAAGATGGTGACCATGACAATGCCCGGCCAGGCGAACATCAACTGGATACCCTGATCGTAGAGCCAGCCACCGAAGCGACTCTCGATGCTGTAGACAATGAGATAGCACAGGCCCGCCACCACCGGCGACATGGCAAACGGAATATCGATAAAGGTGGTGAGCAGCTTGCGCCCGCGGAATTCGTAGCGGGTGACGCACCAGGCGAGCAGGATGCCGAACACCAGATTGACCGGCACGGTGATGACGGCCGCCAGCAAGGTCAGCCGGATGGCATGGCGCATGTCGGTGTCGGCCAGGTTGTGGGCCACCAGTTCCCAGCCCGCACCCAGTGCCTTGCTGAAGATCAGCACCAACGGCAGCACCATCAGCATGATGGTCAGCGCGGCGGCCAGCAGGATCAGGGCCCATTGGGCCAGGTTGCGGGGTGTCTGCATGGCTCAGCCTCCCCGTATCCGTTTCAGGAAACGCCCTTGCCACAGCTGCACC
This region of Isoalcanivorax indicus genomic DNA includes:
- a CDS encoding sulfate/molybdate ABC transporter ATP-binding protein, with amino-acid sequence MSITLDKISKSFGSYQALSSISLDLTGGELVGLLGPSGSGKTTLLRIIAGLEKADSGHVLFDGRDVTGLPVQQRKVGFVFQQYALFRHMTVADNVGFGLRMLPRAQRPGRNQRDARIRELLELVQLEHLARRYPAQLSGGQRQRVALARALAVNPSVLLLDEPFGALDAKVRKELRRWLRRLHEQIPVTSVFVTHDQEEAMEVSDQVVVMSQGQVEQIGPPRTVYEEPASRFVFDFLGHINALSGTCNGPRWENGQAWLNLPPGLGCPAGNLTLYLRPHEATLAHRPSAEAHLPVEVEEVSVFGATVKVELAPTGWQADALEVELPRDDYLALQVQRRQPFYLLPTRLQSITADGGLGPVIEPGPP
- the cysW gene encoding sulfate ABC transporter permease subunit CysW codes for the protein MQTPRNLAQWALILLAAALTIMLMVLPLVLIFSKALGAGWELVAHNLADTDMRHAIRLTLLAAVITVPVNLVFGILLAWCVTRYEFRGRKLLTTFIDIPFAMSPVVAGLCYLIVYSIESRFGGWLYDQGIQLMFAWPGIVMVTIFVTCPYVARVLIPLMESQGSEEEEAALLLGASGWQTFRHVTLPNIKWALLYGVVITNARAVGEFGAVSVVSGAIRGQTLTLPLHVELLHQDYNTVGAFTAAGLLALLALVTLVLKSVMEWRQRRLLADTDTLSRPEQA